From one Triticum aestivum cultivar Chinese Spring chromosome 4B, IWGSC CS RefSeq v2.1, whole genome shotgun sequence genomic stretch:
- the LOC123095094 gene encoding uncharacterized protein isoform X1, translating into MSHIHLVLEIFVLCTIFFVHQGLADQLTLNTHEENMDASSMLNSMKENPTNSQYMDCNFSSTDIIYMPQISYAQALPSKNDDDTKYYFAVHLTDDNDKGYYGISANMDVYGHNLNVGQLSAGAIWIHNWEGDVNKKLNTIIVGWVVWPYRFNDSRTPLFTVWTKDNHRSTGCVNLDCPGFKVVKGSPISPGDIISPISGISRKRQTITIRVSKESSSGDWWLYYGINGVPIRVGYFPASLFDSLSTKATQISIGGHARSTKNTIAPPMGSGAFASNPGQAASIHDIWLIHKDRRSTPIGNDARTKVTDGKLYSASPIGRAQFFYGGPGGKS; encoded by the exons ATGTCTCATATTCATCTAGTATTGGAAATCTTTGTGTTATGCACCATATTTTTTGTGCATCAAGGCCTGGCAGATCAACTTACTCTAAATACCCATGAG GAAAATATGGATGCATCATCGATGCTCAATAGTATGAAGGAAAACCCAACAAATTCACAATATATGGATTGCAATTTTAGTTCAACGGATATTATATATATGCCTCAGATATCATATGCACAAGCTTTACCATCAAAAAATGATGATGACACAAAATATTAT TTTGCCGTACATTTGAcggatgataatgacaagggatacTATGGAATATCTGCTAACATGGATGTGTATGGACACAATCTTAATGTCGGGCAACTGTCAGCGGGTGCAATTTGGATTCATAACTGGGAAGGTGATGTTAACAAAAAACTCAATACAATTATTGTTGGTTGGGTG GTTTGGCCATATCGGTTTAATGACTCGCGTACTCCCCTTTTTACGGTTTGGACA AAAGATAATCATCGAAGTACAGGGTGTGTCAACCTTGATTGTCCTGGCTTTAAAGTCGTGAAGGGGTCCCCCATATCTCCCGGTGATATCATAAGCCCTATCTCTGGTATCAGTAGGAAACGCCAAACGATTACTATTAGAGTGTCCAAG GAAAGTTCAAGTGGGGACTGGTGGTTGTACTATGGCATCAACGGTGTCCCAATTCGAGTAGGTTACTTCCCAGCATCACTATTTGATAGCTTATCTACGAAAGCCACTCAAATCTCAATTGGAGGCCATGCTCGAAGTACTAAAAATACTATAGCTCCTCCTATGGGAAGTGGAGCCTTTGCCTCTAACCCTGGTCAAGCTGCATCTATCCATGATATCTGGCTCATCCACAAGGATCGTAGAAGCACCCCAATTGGCAATGATGCACGCACTAAAGTTACAGATGGCAAGCTCTACTCTGCTTCACCCATAGGAAGAGCGCAATTCTTTTATGGAGGACCGGGAGGGAAATCTTAG
- the LOC123095094 gene encoding uncharacterized protein isoform X2 produces the protein MSHIHLVLEIFVLCTIFFVHQGLADQLTLNTHEFAVHLTDDNDKGYYGISANMDVYGHNLNVGQLSAGAIWIHNWEGDVNKKLNTIIVGWVVWPYRFNDSRTPLFTVWTKDNHRSTGCVNLDCPGFKVVKGSPISPGDIISPISGISRKRQTITIRVSKESSSGDWWLYYGINGVPIRVGYFPASLFDSLSTKATQISIGGHARSTKNTIAPPMGSGAFASNPGQAASIHDIWLIHKDRRSTPIGNDARTKVTDGKLYSASPIGRAQFFYGGPGGKS, from the exons ATGTCTCATATTCATCTAGTATTGGAAATCTTTGTGTTATGCACCATATTTTTTGTGCATCAAGGCCTGGCAGATCAACTTACTCTAAATACCCATGAG TTTGCCGTACATTTGAcggatgataatgacaagggatacTATGGAATATCTGCTAACATGGATGTGTATGGACACAATCTTAATGTCGGGCAACTGTCAGCGGGTGCAATTTGGATTCATAACTGGGAAGGTGATGTTAACAAAAAACTCAATACAATTATTGTTGGTTGGGTG GTTTGGCCATATCGGTTTAATGACTCGCGTACTCCCCTTTTTACGGTTTGGACA AAAGATAATCATCGAAGTACAGGGTGTGTCAACCTTGATTGTCCTGGCTTTAAAGTCGTGAAGGGGTCCCCCATATCTCCCGGTGATATCATAAGCCCTATCTCTGGTATCAGTAGGAAACGCCAAACGATTACTATTAGAGTGTCCAAG GAAAGTTCAAGTGGGGACTGGTGGTTGTACTATGGCATCAACGGTGTCCCAATTCGAGTAGGTTACTTCCCAGCATCACTATTTGATAGCTTATCTACGAAAGCCACTCAAATCTCAATTGGAGGCCATGCTCGAAGTACTAAAAATACTATAGCTCCTCCTATGGGAAGTGGAGCCTTTGCCTCTAACCCTGGTCAAGCTGCATCTATCCATGATATCTGGCTCATCCACAAGGATCGTAGAAGCACCCCAATTGGCAATGATGCACGCACTAAAGTTACAGATGGCAAGCTCTACTCTGCTTCACCCATAGGAAGAGCGCAATTCTTTTATGGAGGACCGGGAGGGAAATCTTAG